The Manis javanica isolate MJ-LG chromosome 4, MJ_LKY, whole genome shotgun sequence genome contains a region encoding:
- the HES7 gene encoding transcription factor HES-7 isoform X4: MVTRDRAENRDGPKMLKPLVEKRRRDRINRSLEELRLLLLERTRDQNLRNPKLEKAEILEFAVGYLRERSRVEPPGVPRSPAQDAEALASCYLSGFRECLLRLAAFAHDASPAARVQLFSALHGYLRPKPPRPEPVDPRPQAPRPLLDPAAPAPGPALHQRPAVHQGPPSPRCAWSPSPCSPRAGDSGAPAPLTGLLPPPPPPHRQDGAPKAPPPPPPAFWRPWP, translated from the exons ATGCTGAAGCCGCTTGTGGAGAAGCGGCGCCGGGACCGCATCAACCGCAGCCTGGAAGAACTGaggctgctgctgctggagcGGACCCGGGACCAG AACCTCCGGAACCCGAAGCTGGAGAAAGCAGAGATACTGGAGTTCGCCGTGGGCTACTTGAGGGAGCGAAGCCGGGTGGAGCCCCCGG GGGTCCCCCGGTCCCCAGCCCAGGACGCCGAGGCGCTCGCCAGCTGTTACTTGTCCGGCTTCCGGGAATGCCTACTTCGCCTGGCGGCCTTCGCTCACGACGCCAGCCCGGCTGCCCGCGTCCAGCTCTTCTCCGCGCTGCACGGCTACCTGCGCCCCAAGCCGCCTCGGCCGGAACCGGTAGATCCGAGGCCCCAAGCGCCGCGCCCGCTGCTGGACCCCGCCGCCCCGGCTCCTGGCCCCGCGCTGCACCAGCGCCCCGCAGTGCACCAGGGCCCCCCTAGCCCGCGCTGCGCATGGTCCCCGTCCCCTTGCTCCCCTCGCGCCGGGGATTCCGGCGCGCCGGCGCCCCTCACCGGACTgctgccgccgccaccgccgcctcaCAGACAAGACGGGGCGCCCAAggccccgccgcccccgccgcccgctTTCTGGAGACCTTGGCCCTGA
- the HES7 gene encoding transcription factor HES-7 isoform X3 — MVTRDRAENRDGPKMLKPLVEKRRRDRINRSLEELRLLLLERTRDQHAIFKASRLGSNLRNPKLEKAEILEFAVGYLRERSRVEPPGVPRSPAQDAEALASCYLSGFRECLLRLAAFAHDASPAARVQLFSALHGYLRPKPPRPEPVDPRPQAPRPLLDPAAPAPGPALHQRPAVHQGPPSPRCAWSPSPCSPRAGDSGAPAPLTGLLPPPPPPHRQDGAPKAPPPPPPAFWRPWP, encoded by the exons ATGCTGAAGCCGCTTGTGGAGAAGCGGCGCCGGGACCGCATCAACCGCAGCCTGGAAGAACTGaggctgctgctgctggagcGGACCCGGGACCAG CACGCGATCTTCAAGGCCTCGCGGCTCGGGTCT AACCTCCGGAACCCGAAGCTGGAGAAAGCAGAGATACTGGAGTTCGCCGTGGGCTACTTGAGGGAGCGAAGCCGGGTGGAGCCCCCGG GGGTCCCCCGGTCCCCAGCCCAGGACGCCGAGGCGCTCGCCAGCTGTTACTTGTCCGGCTTCCGGGAATGCCTACTTCGCCTGGCGGCCTTCGCTCACGACGCCAGCCCGGCTGCCCGCGTCCAGCTCTTCTCCGCGCTGCACGGCTACCTGCGCCCCAAGCCGCCTCGGCCGGAACCGGTAGATCCGAGGCCCCAAGCGCCGCGCCCGCTGCTGGACCCCGCCGCCCCGGCTCCTGGCCCCGCGCTGCACCAGCGCCCCGCAGTGCACCAGGGCCCCCCTAGCCCGCGCTGCGCATGGTCCCCGTCCCCTTGCTCCCCTCGCGCCGGGGATTCCGGCGCGCCGGCGCCCCTCACCGGACTgctgccgccgccaccgccgcctcaCAGACAAGACGGGGCGCCCAAggccccgccgcccccgccgcccgctTTCTGGAGACCTTGGCCCTGA
- the HES7 gene encoding transcription factor HES-7 isoform X5, producing the protein MLKPLVEKRRRDRINRSLEELRLLLLERTRDQHAIFKASRLGSNLRNPKLEKAEILEFAVGYLRERSRVEPPGVPRSPAQDAEALASCYLSGFRECLLRLAAFAHDASPAARVQLFSALHGYLRPKPPRPEPVDPRPQAPRPLLDPAAPAPGPALHQRPAVHQGPPSPRCAWSPSPCSPRAGDSGAPAPLTGLLPPPPPPHRQDGAPKAPPPPPPAFWRPWP; encoded by the exons ATGCTGAAGCCGCTTGTGGAGAAGCGGCGCCGGGACCGCATCAACCGCAGCCTGGAAGAACTGaggctgctgctgctggagcGGACCCGGGACCAG CACGCGATCTTCAAGGCCTCGCGGCTCGGGTCT AACCTCCGGAACCCGAAGCTGGAGAAAGCAGAGATACTGGAGTTCGCCGTGGGCTACTTGAGGGAGCGAAGCCGGGTGGAGCCCCCGG GGGTCCCCCGGTCCCCAGCCCAGGACGCCGAGGCGCTCGCCAGCTGTTACTTGTCCGGCTTCCGGGAATGCCTACTTCGCCTGGCGGCCTTCGCTCACGACGCCAGCCCGGCTGCCCGCGTCCAGCTCTTCTCCGCGCTGCACGGCTACCTGCGCCCCAAGCCGCCTCGGCCGGAACCGGTAGATCCGAGGCCCCAAGCGCCGCGCCCGCTGCTGGACCCCGCCGCCCCGGCTCCTGGCCCCGCGCTGCACCAGCGCCCCGCAGTGCACCAGGGCCCCCCTAGCCCGCGCTGCGCATGGTCCCCGTCCCCTTGCTCCCCTCGCGCCGGGGATTCCGGCGCGCCGGCGCCCCTCACCGGACTgctgccgccgccaccgccgcctcaCAGACAAGACGGGGCGCCCAAggccccgccgcccccgccgcccgctTTCTGGAGACCTTGGCCCTGA
- the HES7 gene encoding transcription factor HES-7 isoform X6, protein MLKPLVEKRRRDRINRSLEELRLLLLERTRDQNLRNPKLEKAEILEFAVGYLRERSRVEPPGVPRSPAQDAEALASCYLSGFRECLLRLAAFAHDASPAARVQLFSALHGYLRPKPPRPEPVDPRPQAPRPLLDPAAPAPGPALHQRPAVHQGPPSPRCAWSPSPCSPRAGDSGAPAPLTGLLPPPPPPHRQDGAPKAPPPPPPAFWRPWP, encoded by the exons ATGCTGAAGCCGCTTGTGGAGAAGCGGCGCCGGGACCGCATCAACCGCAGCCTGGAAGAACTGaggctgctgctgctggagcGGACCCGGGACCAG AACCTCCGGAACCCGAAGCTGGAGAAAGCAGAGATACTGGAGTTCGCCGTGGGCTACTTGAGGGAGCGAAGCCGGGTGGAGCCCCCGG GGGTCCCCCGGTCCCCAGCCCAGGACGCCGAGGCGCTCGCCAGCTGTTACTTGTCCGGCTTCCGGGAATGCCTACTTCGCCTGGCGGCCTTCGCTCACGACGCCAGCCCGGCTGCCCGCGTCCAGCTCTTCTCCGCGCTGCACGGCTACCTGCGCCCCAAGCCGCCTCGGCCGGAACCGGTAGATCCGAGGCCCCAAGCGCCGCGCCCGCTGCTGGACCCCGCCGCCCCGGCTCCTGGCCCCGCGCTGCACCAGCGCCCCGCAGTGCACCAGGGCCCCCCTAGCCCGCGCTGCGCATGGTCCCCGTCCCCTTGCTCCCCTCGCGCCGGGGATTCCGGCGCGCCGGCGCCCCTCACCGGACTgctgccgccgccaccgccgcctcaCAGACAAGACGGGGCGCCCAAggccccgccgcccccgccgcccgctTTCTGGAGACCTTGGCCCTGA